The genome window TGAACATCAGCGTCGGCCTGCGCAGAAAGGTGCCGATGCGCCGCTCGCGCGCCTGGCTCCAGCGCGGGTGGTCGACCTGCGGGTTGACGTTGGCGTAGAAGCCGTACTCGCCGGGCGCGGACACGTTCCACGCCGTGCGCGGCTGCCGGTCCGTGAAGCGGATGCGCACGATGCTCTTGATCGACTTGAAGCCGTACTTCCACGGAACCACCAGCCGCAGCGGCGCCCCGTTCTGCGCCGGGAGCGGTTTGCCGTAGATCCCCGTGGCGAGCAGCGTCAGCGGATGCATCGCCTCGTCCATCCGCAGCCCCTCGACGTACGGCCAATCCAGAACGCCGCGCTGCTGCCCCGGCATCTGCCGCGGGTCGTGCAGCGTGGTGAGCTCCACGAAGCGCGCGCCGGGGAGGGGCTCCGCGCGCGCCAGCACGTCGCGCAGCGGGATACCCTGCCAGGGGATCACCATCGACCACGCCTCCACGCAGCGCAGGCGGTAGGTGCGGTCCTGCACGCGGTTGGCGCGGATGAGCGTGTCGATGGGGTAGCGCCCGGGCTTGCGGCACATCCCTTCGATGCTGACCGTCCACGGCCGCGTCTTGAGCAGCCGCGGCGCCAGGCGGGATGGATCTTCCTTGTCCGTGCCGAACTCGTAGAAGTTGTTGTACTGCGTGATCTCTTCGTACGAGTTGGCTTTGTCCTGCGCCCCTTCCGCCTCCGCGCACGCCATGAGCGACGCGGGCGCCGCCACGGTCGCGATCGCCGCGGCCGCCGCGCCGATGAATCCGCGGCGGTTCACGTACACGCTCTCCGGCGTGATCTCGGAGGACGGGATGTCGTCGGGCTTGCGGATCAGCATCGGCGGGTGCCTCGGTGGTTTGGGGTACGGTGAGCTTTGTAGGCCGCGGACCGACCCATGTTCCGCCGCACCCTCTACATACGCTCACCACCCCGATGCCGGATTCGGGCCAGGGGGGAAGTGCGTGAGTGCGTGAGTGCGTGAGTGCGCTTTTCCGCACGCAGGCCTCTCGGAACGCGCAGTAGATCCTTCGCTCCGCGCCATGGTTCACAGCCCGGTCGAGGGCAGAGGAAGCGCGACAGCATGGCAAAAACATGGAATGCCGCGTTCCTCCAGCCGGCTTCAGCCGCCTTTGCGTCGTTCCAGCCGGGGGCTTCAGCCCCCGGCGACCCGCCCCCGCCCCCGGCGACTCGCCCCCGCCCCCGCTCCAATCGAACGCACTAACGCACTAACGCACCAACGCACCCACCCGCGCCCCCGCCATCGCCTCCAGCCTCGCCACCCGCTCCTCGGTGGGCGGATGCGTGGAGAACAGCCGCGCGAACCCGCCGCCGTGCAGCGACGCGAGCGGATTCACCTGCGCCATCGGGGCCGCGGCGGGCGACACGTGCATGGGGATGCGCTCCGCACCCGCCTCCAGCTTGCGCAGCGCGTGCGCCAGCGAGAGCGGCCGCCCGCAGATCTCCGCGCCCACCGCGTCCGCCTTGAACTCGCGCTGGCGCGAGATCGCCATCTGGATCACCGAGGCCGCCAGCGGGGCCAGGAAGATCATCAGGATGGCGCCCACCGCCCCGCCTCCTTCCTCCTCGTCGTTGCCGCCGAAGAGGGCGCCCCACATCGCCATCTGCCCGAGCGACGAGATGGCGCCCGCGAGGGTGGCGGTGAAGGTCTGCAGGAGCATGTCGCGGTTCTTGATGTGCGCCAGCTCGTGCGCGATCACCCCCTCCAGCTCGTCGCGCGACACGAGCTGCAGGATCCCCTCGGTCACGCACACCACCGCGTTCTCCGGGTTGCGCCCCGTGGCGAAGGCGTTGGGCTGCATGTGCGGCGCGATGGCCACGGTGGGCATGGGGAGCCCGGCACGCTGCCGCAGCCGGTCCACCATCGCGTACAGCACGGGCGCCTGCTCCGGCGTGATCACCTGCGCGTTGTACATGCGCAGCACCATCGTGGCCGACCCGAAGTAGGCGAAGAAGTTCATCGCGGCCGCCATCACGAGCGCGATGATGACCCCGCCCTGCCCCCCGAACGCGCCGCCGGCCATTACGAACAGCGCCGTGAGCCCGGCCATCAGCCCGAATACCTTTACGTTGTTCATCTCCTGCTCCTCCTGTGTGATCCCCTACGCGCGAAGGCGAGACCCTCGCGCGTGGCCCGTGTGCGCAACGCACACCGGCCCCTGTCGCGAAGGTCTCGCCTGGCTCTCACTGGAACCTGTCCGGACCGTGCGCCCCGTGAGGCGCAGTCTTGACGATCCGGACACACGGGCTTTCTCGCCCGCGCGGCTACTCCCCTTCCATGTCCGCGCTCACGTGCAACAGGCGTACCGCGTTGCGGCTGCCGGATTTGCAGATGATTCCGCCCTCGCGGCGGAACGGCGCATGCTGTGTCGTACCGCGATTGCGCGCCCTGGGTTCCCCGCACCCGTCATCCGATGACCGAGCCCCGCGTCGGCCGCCTCTTCCTCGGCGTCCCGCTCAGCGATCCCCTCCGCGACGCGCTCGGCGAGCACCTGCGCCGCGCCCTCCCCGGCGGCATACCGGGGCGCCCCGTGGTCCCCGCCAACTGGCACCTCACCCTCCGCTTCCTGGGCGATACGGACGCCGAACAGCACCGCCAGCTGGTGGAGGCACTCGAGAAGGCGCCGCTGGGCCCGCGCTTCTCGATCGCGTTCGGCGGGCTGGGCGCCTTCCCCCGTGCGCGGCGCGCGGGAGTGCTCTGGCTCGGCGTAGCCGAGGGCGCCGCGGAGCTGAAGCGAGTCGCGGCGCTGGCGGAAGACGCCGCGCGTCAAGCCGGCTTCCCCGCCGAGAAGAAGCCGTTCTCACCCCACCTCACCATCAGCCGCCTCAACCCGCCCCGCGACGTGGAACCAGCCGTAGCCGCGGCGCCCGAGTTCGGCGGGCGGATGGAGGTGGAGGGCATCGTCCTCTTCCGAAGCCACCTGGGGAGCGGTCCGCCGCGCTACGAGGCGCTGCGCACGTTCGCGCTTACATGAAAAGAATGGCCTCACGCGGAGGCGCGGAGGCGCGGAGGAGTTCTCTCTGCGTCTCCGCGCCTCCGCGTGAGCCCCGCCGTTGCGACCCATGCGGCACGAAAATCTCTCCACCCGGCACCACAATCCAACGAACGCGCTGAACGGGAGTGACGACGATGCAGCTCGAAGGCAAGGTGGCGCTGGTGACGGGCGGCGGCGAAGGGATCGGACGGGCGTCCGCCATCCTCATGGCGAAGGAAGGCGCAAAGGTGGCCGTACTGGGCCGCCACCGCGAGAACCTGGACCCCGTGGTCGAGGAGATCGAAAAGGGCGGCGGCCATGCCCTCGCCGTCGTCGCCGACGTCAGCAAGGCGGACGACATGAAGCGCGCGGTGGAGGAGGTCGTGGGCGAGTGGGGGCGGCTGGACGTCGTCTTCGCCAACGCGGGCGTCAACGGCGTCTGGGCGCCGATCGAAGAGCTGGAGCCGGAGGAGTGGGAGCAGACCATCGCCATCAACCTCACCGGGACCTTTTTCACGGTGAAATACGCCGTGCCGCACCTCAAGAAGCAGGGCGGATCCGTGATCGTGAACTCGTCTATCAACGGCACGCGTATCTTCAAGAACACGGGCGCGTCGGCCTACGCGTCGTCCAAGGCGGGGCAGGTGGCGTTCACGAAGATGCTGGCGCTGGAGCTGGGGCCGCATGGGGTGCGAATCAACGTGATCTGCCCCGGCGCCATCGAAACCGCCATCGACGACAACACCGAGCAGCGCCACGTCGACAAGGTGAAAGTCGAGCCAGAGTATCCCAGCGAGGAATCCAAGTACCCGCTGACGCGCGCCCCCGGGAGCGCCGAGCAGGTGGCACGTGTGGTGCTGTTCCTGGCCTCCGACGCCGCCAGCCACCTGACGGGAACGGAGATGTGGGTGGACGGCGGCGAGTCGCTGCTGTGCGCGACGTGAGCCGGCGCATGCACACGGAGGGGGTCCCTTGAAGATCATGCTGCTTTCCGAGGACCGGCTTCGCGTGCAGGGGGGCGCGGGGCCGCTGAGCGTCGAGGCGGACTCGGCCGAGATGACCTACTCGCCGGGGCACATGCTGGCGAGCAGCCTGGCGGTGTGCACCTACTCCATCCTCCAGTCGTGGGCCACCAACGCCGACATCCCCGCCACCGACCTGGCGGTGGAAGTGGGCTTCGAGTACGTGGAGAAGCCGCATCGCATCGGCAAGATGGAGGTCGCACTCGACTGGCCCTCGCTTCCCGCCGAGCGGCGGGAGGCGGCCCGGCGCGCCGCGGGCCTCTGCCCCATCCACCGCACCCTCCACGCGCCGCCCGAAGTCACGACGCTGGTCACCGGCGCCGCGCAGGCGGCGGGGGCGGGCGCATGAGCTTCCCCGTCGTCCACTTCGTCTTCGGCGGCCAGGAAGCCACCTCCGCCGGCATGGGGCGCCCCTACACCGTGGTGTTCGACGGCCAGTGCAAGGTGTGCACGCGGCTCGCCAACCTCCTGCGCAAGTGGGACAAGCACGACGAGCTGGAAGTGATCCCCTTCCAGAACACCTCGGTCCTCACCCGCTTCCCCTGGATCCCGAGCGAGTCGTACGCCCAGGCGATGCAGCTGGTGGGGCCGGGGGGGAAGACGTGGCAGGGGGGCGGCGCCATCGAGCAGCTCCTCAAGATCCTCCCGCTTGGCGGCGCCATCGGCTGGGTCTTCAAGCTCCCGTACTTCGGGGTAGGCTTCGAGCGCTTCTACCGCTGGTTCGCGGCCAACCGCTACCGCTTCGGCTGCGGCGCCCACTGCCAGCTCCGCCCCCTCGACATCGACTTCGGCGACGCCGATCCCGAGGACCTCGCCCCCGCCGGCGACGCGCTGCCGCTGAAGACGACGACGTAACTGCCCGCATCAAGTTGATCGTTCGCAACCGGAAGCGAAGATGAGCGAGCGATTCTACTCCGATCCACGGCTCTACGACCTGCTGTTTCCGCCGGGCGAGTACGCGCGCTTCTACGCGGAGGAGGCGCGGCGCGCGGGCGGCCCGGTGCTGGAGTTGGCGTGCGGCACGGGGCAGCTCCTCGCCCCGATCGCGCAGGGCGGGACGCGCTGCGTGGGGATCGACCTGTCGCCTGAGATGCTCGGCGCGGCCGCGGAAAGGCTGCGCCAGGCGTCCGCGTCCGCCGAGCTGGTGGAGGGCGACATCCGCTCGTTCGACCTCGGCGAGTCGTTCCCGCTGATCTTCATCGCGCGCAACTCGCTGCTCCATCTGCACGCGACGGACGACCTGCTGGCGTGCTTCAGCGCCGTGCGCCGGCACCTGGCGCCGGGCGGGGTCTTCGTCTTCGACGTGTTCAACCCCAGCGTCCGCCTGCTCGCGCGACCCGCGGGCACTCGCTTCGCCGTGATGGAGATCGAGCATCCGGACCACGGGCGCGTCTCCGTGGAGGCGGAGGGCGAGTACGACGCGGCCACCCAGGTGAAGCGCGAAACGTGGTACTTCTCGGCGCCGGGCCGCCCCGACTTCTGGACGGCTCCGCTGGCCGTGCGTTGCATCTTCCCGCAGGAGCTTCCGCTTCTCCTGGACGCAGGCGGGCTCCGGTTGGAGGCGCGCTACGGTGACTTCGCGGGTGGGTCGTTCCACGGAGGGAGCGCGCGACAGGTATGCTTCTGCCGCGCGGCGTGACCCCTGAATCCAGCTCGCAATGCGTACCGCAGGCGCGTTGACCCAACTTTGTACAGACGTTAGATTTCGGTGTCTGTACGGAGGTGGTGGGAACGCTTGCGGGAGAAGGGGATGGAAGTCGCGGCGAAGCTCTCGATCCTGGCGGATGCGGCCAAGTACGACGCGTCGTGCTCCAGCAGCGGGGCGAAGGGGAGGAAGGGGGGCGCAAAGGGGCTCGGCTCCACAGAGGGGACGGGGATCTGCCACAGCTACACGCCCGATGGCCGGTGCGTGTCGCTCCTCAAGGTGCTGCTCACGAACTACTGCATCTACGACTGCCAGTACTGCATCAACCGCCGCTCCAGCGACGTGCGCCGGGCGCGCTTCAAGGTGGACGAGCTGGTGGCACTGGTGCTGGACTTCTACCGGCGCAACTACATCGAAGGGCTCTTCCTCAGCTCGGGGATCATCCGCACGCCGGACTACACGATGGAGCAGCTCATCGCCGTGGCGAAGACGCTGCGGCGGGAGCACGGCTTCGCGGGCTACATCCACCTGAAGACGATTCCCGATGCGTCGCCGGAGCTGCTTGACGAGGCGGGGCGCTGGGCGGACCGGCTGAGCATCAACGTGGAGCTCCCCACGCAGGAGAACCTGGACCGGCTCGCCCCCGAAAAGCAGCTCGTGCAGATCACCGGCGCCATGGGGCGGATGAAGGAGCGCATTGCCGAAGCCAAGGCGGATGCCGCGCCGCGCCGCACCCTCCCGCGCTTCGCCCCGGCCGGCCAGAGCACGCAGATGATCGTCGGCGCGACCGAGGCGACGGACACCACCATCCTGCACACCGCATCGGAGCTGTACCGCGGACCGGAGCTGCGGCGCGTGTACTACTCCGGCTTCTCGCCGATCCCGGATGCCGCCGCCGCGCTCCCGCTGATTGCCACGCCGCTGGTGCGCGAGCACAGGCTCTACCAGGCGGACTGGCTGATGCGCTTCTACGGCTTCGAGGCGCGCGAGCTGACCACCGCGCAGGCGCCCAACCTGGACCTCGGCATCGACCCCAAGACCTCGTGGGCGCTCCGCAATCGCGACCGCTTCCCCGTGGACCTGAACCTGGCTGACCGGGAGGAGCTGCTGCGCATCCCGGGCCTCGGGACGCGCAACGTGAAGCGCATCCTGGCCGCGCGCCGCTGGCACCGCATCCGCCTCGCGGACCTCGCGCGCATGCGGGTGCCGCTGAAGCGCGCCCTTCCGTTCATCATCACCGACGACCACCGGCCGCGGCTGCTCAACCCCGACGCCCTCGATCTGCGCGACCGCATCGCGCCCAAGGGGAGCCAGACGGACCTGTTCGAAACCGCGTTCGCCGCGCTCCACGGCGAGCTCTGAAACGGCGGGCTCACGCGGAGACGCGGAGGCGCTGAGAGAACTGCAACCGCGCCTCACACAGAGCCACAGAGTCAACGGAAAGGGGGAAGGTGGAGCGATTTCAGCCCCCTCTCTCGATGACGGGAGGGCGCAGCCCTCTCCTGTTATCGGGAGAGGGGGCAGTCGAGTGTAACGAGACGGGGGTGAGGGCCACATGCACCGCACGAGTATCGAACCTACGTTCCACGGATGGCGCGACGCCGCCCGCGGGCTCCTGGCCGCGGGGGTGGAGCCGCGCGACGTGCTCTGGGAGGAGGCGGAGGGGGAGCAGGCCGGGCTCGATCTGGTGGATGACGCTCCCGCCGCCGTGAGCCAGGCGACGGCACGGGTGCCGCGCGCGTTCATGGCGCTCGCGGAGGCGGCGGCGTGCCACAGCGATGCGGAGCGCTGGGCGATCCTGTACCGCGTCCTCTGGCGGCTGAAGCACGGGGAGCCGCGGCTGATGGAGGTGGCGATGGACCCCGACGTCCACCGCATGCTCGCCATGGAGAAGGCCGTGCGGCGCGACGTGCACAAGACCAAGGCGTTCGTCCGCTTCCGAGCGGTCGAGGGGGAGGGCGGGACGCACTACGTGGCGTGGTTTGAGCCGGAGCACCACACCCTGGAGCGCTCCGCACCCTTTTTCGCCGAGCGCTTCGCCTCCATGCGCTGGTCGATCCTCACGCCGCGCCGCTGCGCGCACTGGGACGGCTCGTCGCTCTGGTTCTCCGAAGGCGTGCCGCGCTCCGCCGCACCGTCGGCCGATGCGCTGGAGGATCTGTGGCGGACGTACTACGCCAGCATCTTCAACCCCGCGCGCATGAAGCCCCGCGCGATGAAGTCAGAGATGCCGCTGAAGTACTGGCGCAACCTCCCGGAGGCGGAGCTGATCCAGCCGCTGATGCGCGACGCCCCGGCGAGGGTGCGGCGGATGATCGAGGAGCAGAGGCGATCGTCGGAGTAACGTGCGAGTGGGTTGAACGGAACAAAAAAAGCATCACGCGGAGAACACAGAGGGAGCTACAAGCCGCGGAGAACCCCTTCCGCTGTTCTTTCCTACCCTCTGTGTCTCCGTATGAGGTCTTTTTGGAACACGTGCCCGATCACCGCCCGCCGCATCACGGGCCGGATGGCAAGTTCAGGACGCCCTGGCCCGTGGAGGGCGGCGAGAGGCGCACGCAGCTCCAGCTCCTGCAGTGGATGGGCGAGCGGTTGCTGCGCGGGCGCGCGCCCAATCCGAAGCCCGGCGACCTGCCGATGGCGCGGCCGGAGATCGCATCTCCGCGCGCGGCCAGGGACGAGATCCGCATCACGTGGGTGGGGCACTCGACGTTCCTGATCCAGGCGGGCGCCATCAACGTCCTCACCGATCCGCACTGGAGCCTGCGCGCATCGCCGTCGCAGCGGATCGGGCCGGCGCGCTTCGTACCGCCCGCGATCGCGTGGGAGGCGCTGCCGCCCATCGACGCCGTCCTCCTGTCGCACGACCACTACGACCACCTGGACGAAGACACGGTGCGGCGCCTCCACGAGCGGTTCGGCGAGGCGCTGCGCTGGGTGACGCCGCTGAAGTACGCGGAGTGGTTCGCGCGGCTGGGGATCCGCGGGATCACGGAGCTGGACTGGTGGGACGAGGCGGAACTGCCGGGCGGCGTGCGCGTGACCTGCGCCCCCGCGCAGCACTGGACGCGGCGCACCATGCGCGAGTTCAACGACCGCCTCTGGGCCTCCTTCGCCCTGCGCCTGCCGGATGGACGCGGGATCTACTTCGCGGGAGACAGCGGCTACTTCGGCGGCTATGGCGAGATCGCGCGCCGCGCCGGACCGTTCGACGTGGTGCTGATGCCGGTGGGCGCCTACGACCCGCGCTGGTTCATGAAGCCCGCGCACATGAACCCCGAAGAGGCGGTGCACGCCTACCAGGACCTCGGCGGGCGCGGCGCGTTCGTGGGGATGCACTGGGGCACCTTTCGCCTCACTGACGAGAACCCGCTCGAACCCCCGCTCCGCACCCGCGCCGCCTGGGCCGCCGCCGGGCTGCCTGACGCGGACCTCCACCTGCCGCGGCACGGCGAGACAATCCGCCTGTAGTGCAGGTGTCCTGATTCGCGGACGGGCCTGTCTCGCGGATGGGCCACACGGAAGCTGACGAGGTCCGGCGCGGGCGGGCAACGTGTTGACCATCCAAAACATAGGATGTGCTTGCGCGGTGGCACGGTGTACGCGGTCCATCCGAACGCCGCGGCGGCACACAACCAACCCAATGACGGAGCGGGATCATGAGAGTTACGCTTACCCGGCTGGTCCTTCCCACGCTCGGGCTCCTGGCTGCCTGCGTCCCTGCCGCGGTGCAGAGAAGCGCTCCGGCCCCGGAGAACGCCCTTTCATGCGCGCAGGAGTCGCTGCGGAGGCTGGGCTACTCCAACGTGGAGATGGCGAAGAGCGGCAACAGCTTCTACGCGAGCCGCACGGCCGACAGCGCGGCGGTGACCCGCATCGAGCACCTGGTGAACGTCAGCACCCGGACGAACGGATCTCGCATGCTGCAGCTTCGCGGTGAGCGCCTGTTCAACAAGGAAGTGGGGCTCAATCTCGCGAGCCAGGCGCCCGCGGACTACAGGGTGCGCATGGAAGCGGACGACCTGCTGAAGAGCGAGATCTCGCAGGTGATCCAAGATTGTACCGACGCCGCACCGCACTCGCCCGCCGCCGCCCGCTAGCCCGGACGAAGAAGGTTGCTTTGCGCCGGCGGGGTGCGCATCCATGCGACACCCCGCCGCCCTCCTCTCCCACCCCGGGAAGCGCATGATCCTCCGCCGGCTCCTGGCCTTCTCCGCCCTCCTCCTGATGCTGGCCACGCCCGCCGCGGCGCAGGTGCTCAGCGGCCGCGTGCTGGACGCGGCAGACGGGCAGCCCGTGCCGCAGGCGCGCATCACCGTCGTCAACGCCGAAGGGCGCACGGTGGCCCGCACGACCTCCGCGGAGAACGGCACCTTTTCGATGCACATCCGCGTGACCGACCCGGTGCGCCTGCGCGCGGAGCGAACCGGGTACAGCGCGACCGTCACCCAGCCTGTGCAGGTCGGCATCCTGGAAACGCTCCAGGTGGACGTGCGCATGGCGGTGCAGGCGCTGTCGGTGGAGCCGCTCACCGTCGTCGGTCGTATCCAGCCCAAGCGGCGTGCATCGCTCGAGCTCTCCGGGTTCTACGACCGCGAGGCCCGGGGGCTCGGCCGCTTCCTGCGCCGCGAGGAGATCGAGCGGTACGCCAACGCGGACATCGCCCAGGTGGTGGACCGCATGCCCGGAACGACGCGGATCGGCTACAACATCGTCCTGGACCGCTCCTCGATGGTCGGCTCGATCTATCGAAGCCAGACGCGCGGCAGCGTCTCGCAGTGCCTGCCCCAGGTGTACCTCGATGGAAACCGAGTGGCGTACGACCGCAGCGGGTTGGCCGGGATGGCGCTCCCCGAGCACCTGGAGGCGGTGGAGGTGTTCAGCGGCTCGTCGCAGATCCCGCTCCAGTACAGCGGAAGCGACTCGGCCTGCGGCGTGATCCTGCTCTGGACGCGGAAAGAGCCGTAGCTCCCTCGCGAAAGCGCGCGACGAGACAGGTGCCCGGCGAGCTGCGCCGGGCACCTGTCTCGTTCCCCACCCGTTTGTCAGGGAGTGCTCGTCCCGGGCCCGGTGGAGGTCCCCGCCGGCGGCGCTCCGCCGGGCGTCGTGGGCGACGGGTTGCTGTCCGCCGGGGTGGTGCTGGTGGTGCCGACGGGCGGGTAGGCGTTGGGGACCTGCTGGCCGACCGTGGCGGAGTCCTGGCGCGTCACCGGGTCGGCGCCCGTGGCGGCATCGTTGTTCTCGGGGGTGTGCTCGCCCGCGTTGTCGCAGGCGGCGAGGGCAAGGAAAGCCGCCAGGGGGAGCGCGGCGAGGATACGGGTGCGGGGCATGTCGCCTCTGCGAACGGGTTTGGGCCGGAGCTGGGTCGCCCGCCGGTTCAGCATCCACCGTACCACCGCGCCGCCGAAGCCGCACCGAAAGCTTGCGCGTGACCCGCCGCCGCGGAAGATTGCACCCTTCCCCGCCGCGCCCCCCCCGACCGCATCCCCGTCCTCATGCCCAACGATTCGCCGCTCTCCGAGCGCGAGCTCGCCGCGCTCGAAGCGCTCGCCTCCGAGGCCACCCCCGGTCCCTGGGAAGCGCAGACCGTGCTGGACTTCCAGACCGGCGACGCCACGCTGGCCGTCACGCACTCCCCGCGCGACTCCGACGACCTGGTCTTCGTGGTGGAGCGCGAGGCCGAGGTGTCGCCCGCCAACCAGCGCTACATCGCCGCGCTGCACCCGGACGCCACCCTGCGCCTCCTCGGCGAGGTGCGCCGCCTCCGCGGCTTCGAAGAGCAGATCGACTCCATGCGCTCGGTCCTCCGGCACCTGGACGCCTTCCTGGAGCAGCGCGGCCTCGCGCAGCAGGCCCGCCGCTTCATCGAGCTCCGCTCCCAGTCGGAGCACCTGCATCCCTCGCCCTTGCCCGCAACTGACAACGGCGGTTTCACACAGAGCCACAGAGGGAACTGAAAGGCGCAGAGGGATTACGATTCCAAGTGGTTTCGTCAGGGTTCCAGGAGAGCGCCGAGTTTCTGGAGTACCCCGCGAACCACCGCCTCGGTAACCCGCGCCGCGAATTCGGCGTTGCGTGCGCGCCAGTCCAGGCTCTTGATCTGGTCGGCCAGGACGACGCCACTCACCTTGCCCCCACTCGGGAGGCGTACCTCAAACGGATAACCTTTCACCTGGCTGGTGATGGGGCACAGCAGCGCGAGCCCCGCTCGACCGTTGTACG of Longimicrobium sp. contains these proteins:
- the msrP gene encoding protein-methionine-sulfoxide reductase catalytic subunit MsrP codes for the protein MLIRKPDDIPSSEITPESVYVNRRGFIGAAAAAIATVAAPASLMACAEAEGAQDKANSYEEITQYNNFYEFGTDKEDPSRLAPRLLKTRPWTVSIEGMCRKPGRYPIDTLIRANRVQDRTYRLRCVEAWSMVIPWQGIPLRDVLARAEPLPGARFVELTTLHDPRQMPGQQRGVLDWPYVEGLRMDEAMHPLTLLATGIYGKPLPAQNGAPLRLVVPWKYGFKSIKSIVRIRFTDRQPRTAWNVSAPGEYGFYANVNPQVDHPRWSQARERRIGTFLRRPTLMF
- a CDS encoding zinc metalloprotease HtpX, coding for MNNVKVFGLMAGLTALFVMAGGAFGGQGGVIIALVMAAAMNFFAYFGSATMVLRMYNAQVITPEQAPVLYAMVDRLRQRAGLPMPTVAIAPHMQPNAFATGRNPENAVVCVTEGILQLVSRDELEGVIAHELAHIKNRDMLLQTFTATLAGAISSLGQMAMWGALFGGNDEEEGGGAVGAILMIFLAPLAASVIQMAISRQREFKADAVGAEICGRPLSLAHALRKLEAGAERIPMHVSPAAAPMAQVNPLASLHGGGFARLFSTHPPTEERVARLEAMAGARVGALVR
- the thpR gene encoding RNA 2',3'-cyclic phosphodiesterase; amino-acid sequence: MTEPRVGRLFLGVPLSDPLRDALGEHLRRALPGGIPGRPVVPANWHLTLRFLGDTDAEQHRQLVEALEKAPLGPRFSIAFGGLGAFPRARRAGVLWLGVAEGAAELKRVAALAEDAARQAGFPAEKKPFSPHLTISRLNPPRDVEPAVAAAPEFGGRMEVEGIVLFRSHLGSGPPRYEALRTFALT
- a CDS encoding SDR family NAD(P)-dependent oxidoreductase; this encodes MQLEGKVALVTGGGEGIGRASAILMAKEGAKVAVLGRHRENLDPVVEEIEKGGGHALAVVADVSKADDMKRAVEEVVGEWGRLDVVFANAGVNGVWAPIEELEPEEWEQTIAINLTGTFFTVKYAVPHLKKQGGSVIVNSSINGTRIFKNTGASAYASSKAGQVAFTKMLALELGPHGVRINVICPGAIETAIDDNTEQRHVDKVKVEPEYPSEESKYPLTRAPGSAEQVARVVLFLASDAASHLTGTEMWVDGGESLLCAT
- a CDS encoding OsmC family protein; this translates as MLLSEDRLRVQGGAGPLSVEADSAEMTYSPGHMLASSLAVCTYSILQSWATNADIPATDLAVEVGFEYVEKPHRIGKMEVALDWPSLPAERREAARRAAGLCPIHRTLHAPPEVTTLVTGAAQAAGAGA
- a CDS encoding DUF393 domain-containing protein, which codes for MSFPVVHFVFGGQEATSAGMGRPYTVVFDGQCKVCTRLANLLRKWDKHDELEVIPFQNTSVLTRFPWIPSESYAQAMQLVGPGGKTWQGGGAIEQLLKILPLGGAIGWVFKLPYFGVGFERFYRWFAANRYRFGCGAHCQLRPLDIDFGDADPEDLAPAGDALPLKTTT
- a CDS encoding class I SAM-dependent methyltransferase: MSERFYSDPRLYDLLFPPGEYARFYAEEARRAGGPVLELACGTGQLLAPIAQGGTRCVGIDLSPEMLGAAAERLRQASASAELVEGDIRSFDLGESFPLIFIARNSLLHLHATDDLLACFSAVRRHLAPGGVFVFDVFNPSVRLLARPAGTRFAVMEIEHPDHGRVSVEAEGEYDAATQVKRETWYFSAPGRPDFWTAPLAVRCIFPQELPLLLDAGGLRLEARYGDFAGGSFHGGSARQVCFCRAA
- a CDS encoding putative DNA modification/repair radical SAM protein; protein product: MEVAAKLSILADAAKYDASCSSSGAKGRKGGAKGLGSTEGTGICHSYTPDGRCVSLLKVLLTNYCIYDCQYCINRRSSDVRRARFKVDELVALVLDFYRRNYIEGLFLSSGIIRTPDYTMEQLIAVAKTLRREHGFAGYIHLKTIPDASPELLDEAGRWADRLSINVELPTQENLDRLAPEKQLVQITGAMGRMKERIAEAKADAAPRRTLPRFAPAGQSTQMIVGATEATDTTILHTASELYRGPELRRVYYSGFSPIPDAAAALPLIATPLVREHRLYQADWLMRFYGFEARELTTAQAPNLDLGIDPKTSWALRNRDRFPVDLNLADREELLRIPGLGTRNVKRILAARRWHRIRLADLARMRVPLKRALPFIITDDHRPRLLNPDALDLRDRIAPKGSQTDLFETAFAALHGEL
- a CDS encoding TIGR03915 family putative DNA repair protein — its product is MHRTSIEPTFHGWRDAARGLLAAGVEPRDVLWEEAEGEQAGLDLVDDAPAAVSQATARVPRAFMALAEAAACHSDAERWAILYRVLWRLKHGEPRLMEVAMDPDVHRMLAMEKAVRRDVHKTKAFVRFRAVEGEGGTHYVAWFEPEHHTLERSAPFFAERFASMRWSILTPRRCAHWDGSSLWFSEGVPRSAAPSADALEDLWRTYYASIFNPARMKPRAMKSEMPLKYWRNLPEAELIQPLMRDAPARVRRMIEEQRRSSE
- a CDS encoding MBL fold metallo-hydrolase; translation: MPDHRPPHHGPDGKFRTPWPVEGGERRTQLQLLQWMGERLLRGRAPNPKPGDLPMARPEIASPRAARDEIRITWVGHSTFLIQAGAINVLTDPHWSLRASPSQRIGPARFVPPAIAWEALPPIDAVLLSHDHYDHLDEDTVRRLHERFGEALRWVTPLKYAEWFARLGIRGITELDWWDEAELPGGVRVTCAPAQHWTRRTMREFNDRLWASFALRLPDGRGIYFAGDSGYFGGYGEIARRAGPFDVVLMPVGAYDPRWFMKPAHMNPEEAVHAYQDLGGRGAFVGMHWGTFRLTDENPLEPPLRTRAAWAAAGLPDADLHLPRHGETIRL
- a CDS encoding TonB-dependent receptor; translation: MILRRLLAFSALLLMLATPAAAQVLSGRVLDAADGQPVPQARITVVNAEGRTVARTTSAENGTFSMHIRVTDPVRLRAERTGYSATVTQPVQVGILETLQVDVRMAVQALSVEPLTVVGRIQPKRRASLELSGFYDREARGLGRFLRREEIERYANADIAQVVDRMPGTTRIGYNIVLDRSSMVGSIYRSQTRGSVSQCLPQVYLDGNRVAYDRSGLAGMALPEHLEAVEVFSGSSQIPLQYSGSDSACGVILLWTRKEP
- the mazF gene encoding endoribonuclease MazF; protein product: MSAATGYVPARGDIVWVQLNPQAGHEQAGRRPALVVSPASYNGRAGLALLCPITSQVKGYPFEVRLPSGGKVSGVVLADQIKSLDWRARNAEFAARVTEAVVRGVLQKLGALLEP